A window from Candidatus Nitrospira neomarina encodes these proteins:
- a CDS encoding cupin domain-containing protein: MESRPIIDRAIVAKNWHARGFSCGVWIDHAGREWRAATKDMEEIFMAMSGELELEIAGERIQPSVGKEVLIPSGAPYTIRNIGGTTARWLYGQKRSPSTPLQPVASNRDLIHSPL, from the coding sequence ATGGAAAGCCGTCCTATCATTGACCGTGCAATCGTTGCAAAAAACTGGCATGCTCGCGGATTTTCCTGTGGGGTGTGGATTGATCATGCCGGACGTGAATGGAGAGCCGCCACCAAGGATATGGAAGAAATATTTATGGCAATGTCAGGAGAATTGGAATTAGAAATCGCAGGAGAGCGGATTCAGCCATCTGTGGGAAAAGAAGTTCTTATTCCCAGCGGTGCACCTTATACCATTCGTAATATTGGGGGTACAACGGCTCGTTGGCTCTATGGGCAAAAACGGTCGCCTTCTACTCCACTACAACCGGTAGCATCCAATCGCGATCTCATCCATTCCCCCCTGTAG
- the hisIE gene encoding bifunctional phosphoribosyl-AMP cyclohydrolase/phosphoribosyl-ATP diphosphatase HisIE produces MSELSSISPLRFDEQGLLPCVVQDWLDGTVLMVGFMNQQAWEMTCDSQRVHFWSRSRKRLWKKGETSGHELLVKEMFVDCDRDTILVKAQPIGPTCHTGTRSCFFSPLPSLPSEEPATLFSGTAWGGITRRLYEMVGDRKAHPSPDSYVSKLMEGGLDRMLKKVAEEAGEVLLAGKNGDREEIIYEMADLWFHTLIMLGHFSIPPEDVYQELGKRFGKSGIRQPEGGSPRG; encoded by the coding sequence ATGAGCGAACTCTCTTCGATAAGCCCATTGCGATTTGATGAACAAGGATTGCTCCCCTGTGTTGTGCAGGATTGGCTGGACGGGACCGTCTTGATGGTGGGATTCATGAACCAACAAGCGTGGGAGATGACTTGCGATTCCCAACGGGTTCATTTCTGGAGTCGTTCCCGAAAACGGTTATGGAAAAAAGGTGAGACGTCCGGCCATGAATTGCTTGTAAAGGAAATGTTTGTGGATTGTGATCGGGATACAATTTTGGTGAAGGCCCAGCCCATTGGACCGACGTGTCATACCGGAACCCGTTCTTGTTTTTTTTCTCCCCTACCTTCTTTGCCTTCTGAAGAGCCAGCCACTCTCTTCTCCGGTACGGCCTGGGGGGGGATTACCCGGCGTCTGTATGAAATGGTTGGCGATCGGAAGGCCCACCCGAGCCCTGATTCCTATGTGTCGAAATTGATGGAGGGAGGCCTCGATCGTATGTTGAAAAAGGTGGCGGAAGAAGCCGGCGAAGTCCTTCTCGCTGGGAAAAATGGCGATCGGGAAGAAATTATTTACGAAATGGCTGATTTGTGGTTTCATACCCTCATCATGCTCGGGCATTTTTCCATTCCTCCTGAAGACGTCTATCAAGAGCTTGGCAAGCGATTTGGGAAATCAGGAATTCGACAGCCGGAAGGAGGCTCTCCCCGTGGGTGA
- the hisF gene encoding imidazole glycerol phosphate synthase subunit HisF: MLTKRIIPCLDVKDGRVVKGVSFVNLRDAGDPVHIAQVYDREGADELCFLDITASHEKRDTILDVVIRTAEQVFMPLTVGGGIRTIEDIRRLLEAGADKVSINTAAVEHPDFVKAAANRFGSQCIVVAIDAKRATTCEGGEPGWEVFTHGGRNSTGLDAVEWAKRMKDYGAGEILLTSMDQDGKQDGYDLALTAAISESVSIPVIASGGAGTLQHLSEAFHVGKADAVLAASIFHYQTYSIGQAKSYLAQQGIPVRPVTVPVSIS; this comes from the coding sequence ATGCTGACGAAAAGAATCATACCTTGCCTGGATGTTAAAGACGGGCGAGTGGTGAAGGGCGTCTCGTTCGTGAATTTGCGCGATGCGGGAGATCCGGTTCACATTGCCCAGGTGTATGATCGAGAAGGTGCGGACGAGCTGTGCTTTCTGGATATTACCGCTTCACATGAAAAACGGGATACGATTTTAGATGTGGTGATTCGGACGGCGGAGCAGGTCTTTATGCCGCTTACGGTTGGGGGAGGGATCCGGACCATTGAGGATATTCGCCGGTTATTAGAGGCCGGAGCGGACAAAGTCAGCATTAATACGGCTGCTGTTGAACATCCGGACTTCGTAAAGGCCGCCGCCAATCGTTTCGGCTCGCAATGTATCGTCGTGGCTATTGATGCGAAACGGGCAACGACATGTGAAGGGGGGGAACCCGGGTGGGAAGTGTTTACCCATGGCGGGCGGAACTCGACCGGCCTGGACGCCGTTGAGTGGGCGAAACGGATGAAGGATTATGGCGCCGGAGAGATTCTTTTGACCAGTATGGATCAGGATGGAAAGCAGGACGGATATGATTTGGCTTTAACGGCGGCTATTTCCGAGTCCGTCTCTATTCCCGTCATTGCCTCCGGGGGGGCTGGCACGCTTCAGCACCTGTCTGAGGCGTTCCATGTGGGGAAGGCCGATGCGGTGCTGGCGGCATCTATTTTCCATTATCAAACCTATTCCATCGGGCAAGCCAAATCGTATTTGGCTCAACAGGGTATCCCTGTGCGCCCGGTAACCGTCCCGGTTTCAATTTCATAA
- a CDS encoding histidine triad nucleotide-binding protein → MGDCLFCQIVKGAIPADTLYEDEHTFVFNDINPQAQVHMLVIPKRHVVSLDDTKETDAALLGHLMLICAKMARQRHIAGGGYRVVANTGPEAGQSVFHLHFHVMGGRTFAWPPG, encoded by the coding sequence GTGGGTGATTGTCTTTTTTGTCAAATCGTCAAGGGGGCTATTCCCGCCGACACCCTGTATGAGGATGAACACACGTTCGTGTTTAACGATATCAATCCTCAAGCGCAGGTGCATATGTTGGTGATTCCCAAGCGGCACGTGGTGTCTCTGGATGATACCAAAGAGACGGATGCCGCTTTGTTAGGTCACCTGATGCTGATCTGTGCCAAGATGGCCAGGCAGCGGCACATTGCCGGTGGTGGATATCGGGTCGTTGCGAATACCGGACCGGAAGCCGGGCAGAGTGTCTTTCATTTGCACTTTCACGTTATGGGCGGGCGAACATTTGCGTGGCCTCCAGGGTAA
- a CDS encoding vitamin B12-dependent ribonucleotide reductase, whose translation MKIDRRFTKTGESPYQTIPFSHRSSEIRNPDGSAVFHQDNILAPEHWSQLAVDILAQKYFRKAGVPQFDDQGQPLLNDKGGPILGGERDARQVFHRLAGCWTEWGKTHHYFDTPEDAETFKDELSYMLAWQMAAPNSPQWFNTGLHFAYGLTGPSQGHFYVDPNTHRVKQARNAYERPQVHACFIQSISDDLVNEGGIMDLWVREARLFKYGSGTGTNFSKLRADGESLSGGGRSSGLMSFLKIGDRAAGAIKSGGTTRRAAKMVCLDLDHPDIEEFIDWKVIEEQKVAAMVTGSKVCARHLNAILKACHVPRQDGTTQVDTNPRDNHSLREAIQSAREAAVPEPYIHRMFSYAQEGFTHFVFHEYDTNWDSKAYQTVSGQNSNNSIRIPNEFFETLQAGGDWKLTRRTDGAVCKTMPAKDLWDRIAWAAWICADPGVQYDTTINEWHTCPQDGRINASNPCSEYMFLDDTACNLASLNLGRFLSSEGQFDIDGFRHAVRLWTIVLEISVLMAGFPGRAIAEKSFAYRTLGLGYANLGSILMKIGIPYDSPQALAWTGAITSLMTGEAYATSAEMAKELGHFNAYPRNAEAMLRVMRNHRRAAYNASADEYEELTIPPMGIQPDQCPHTLLQAAQKSWDRALALGEQYGFRNAQATVIAPTGTIGLVMDCDTTGIEPDFALVKFKKLAGGGYFKIINQSLPPALRHLGYSSSQIQDIITYATGTRTLKQAPYINHDTLLAKGFDREVLERMEATLDGAFDIHFAFNKWTLTEEFCREKLSLTESQLQSPQLNILKILGFTQEEILAATDFCCGTMTVEGAPHLKPEHLSVFDCANRCGRIGQRFISPPAHIRMMAAAQPFISGAISKTINMPAEASVDSVKEAYMLSWTSMVKAVALYRDGSKLSQPLNTVSEWGDLSAQNEHIASVAKQAASRVLVRYLAKRRPLPTRRGGYTQKAIVGGHKIYLRTGEYEDGTLGEIFLDMHKEGAAFRSLMNCFAIAISLGFQHGVPLEEYVDAFVFTRFEPNGPVKLNDHIKMSTSIIDYIFRELAITYLDRHDLEQVAPEDLRVDALKKETDMPDDGEEGLVDPRSLSSTSISPEVFPSRKSVGNGVGKNGEHGKVARKVEMKRETLTITEVQEARQKGYEGDPCPECKQFKMVRNGTCLKCDNCGSTNGCS comes from the coding sequence ATGAAAATTGACCGTCGATTTACAAAAACCGGTGAAAGCCCGTATCAAACCATTCCCTTTTCACACCGATCATCAGAAATTCGCAATCCGGATGGCTCGGCCGTGTTCCACCAAGATAATATTCTGGCCCCGGAACATTGGTCTCAATTAGCGGTCGATATTTTAGCCCAAAAATATTTTCGCAAAGCCGGAGTTCCTCAATTTGACGACCAAGGACAACCACTCCTCAATGACAAAGGCGGCCCCATTCTTGGAGGAGAACGGGATGCCCGGCAGGTGTTCCATCGACTAGCCGGTTGTTGGACGGAATGGGGCAAGACCCATCACTACTTTGATACCCCTGAGGATGCGGAAACCTTTAAAGACGAACTCAGCTACATGTTGGCCTGGCAAATGGCCGCTCCAAACTCTCCCCAATGGTTCAATACCGGCCTGCACTTTGCCTATGGCCTGACTGGACCCTCACAAGGACATTTCTACGTAGACCCGAATACCCACCGGGTCAAACAAGCCCGCAATGCGTATGAACGCCCTCAAGTCCATGCCTGCTTTATCCAATCGATCTCTGATGATTTGGTGAATGAAGGGGGAATTATGGATCTGTGGGTTCGGGAAGCCCGGCTTTTCAAATACGGGTCGGGAACCGGTACCAATTTCTCCAAGTTACGGGCCGATGGAGAATCGTTATCGGGAGGCGGCCGCTCGTCAGGACTCATGTCCTTTCTCAAAATCGGCGATCGGGCTGCTGGTGCCATTAAATCGGGGGGCACCACCCGCCGCGCCGCGAAAATGGTGTGCCTGGATTTAGATCATCCCGACATTGAAGAATTTATTGACTGGAAAGTCATAGAAGAACAAAAAGTGGCGGCCATGGTCACCGGATCGAAAGTCTGCGCGCGTCATCTGAATGCCATTTTAAAGGCCTGTCATGTCCCCCGTCAGGACGGGACGACTCAGGTCGATACCAATCCCCGAGATAACCATTCCTTACGTGAGGCGATCCAATCCGCACGGGAAGCCGCTGTGCCTGAACCCTATATACACCGGATGTTCAGCTACGCTCAGGAAGGATTTACCCATTTTGTGTTTCATGAATATGACACCAATTGGGATAGCAAAGCCTATCAGACGGTCTCCGGGCAAAACTCGAATAATAGCATCCGAATTCCCAATGAGTTTTTTGAGACCCTTCAGGCAGGCGGGGATTGGAAGTTGACCAGACGCACCGACGGTGCAGTCTGCAAAACCATGCCGGCAAAGGATTTATGGGATCGAATCGCCTGGGCGGCCTGGATCTGCGCAGATCCCGGCGTGCAATACGACACCACCATTAATGAATGGCACACCTGTCCCCAGGATGGTCGGATTAATGCCTCGAATCCTTGCAGCGAATACATGTTTTTAGATGATACCGCATGCAACTTGGCTTCCCTCAATTTAGGACGATTTCTCTCATCGGAAGGACAATTTGATATTGATGGCTTTCGACATGCTGTCCGGTTGTGGACGATTGTCCTGGAAATCAGCGTGCTGATGGCTGGATTCCCGGGTCGTGCAATTGCTGAAAAAAGCTTTGCCTATAGAACCCTCGGCCTTGGCTATGCCAACTTGGGCTCCATTCTAATGAAAATCGGGATTCCCTATGATTCGCCACAGGCCTTAGCCTGGACTGGCGCCATTACGTCCCTGATGACCGGGGAAGCCTATGCCACCTCCGCAGAAATGGCCAAAGAATTGGGGCACTTTAATGCCTATCCACGTAATGCCGAAGCCATGCTTCGAGTTATGCGAAACCATCGGCGAGCGGCCTACAATGCTTCGGCGGATGAATATGAAGAGCTCACAATTCCGCCGATGGGCATTCAACCGGACCAATGTCCCCACACCCTCTTGCAAGCCGCACAAAAATCATGGGACCGGGCATTGGCACTAGGGGAACAGTACGGGTTTCGAAACGCACAAGCCACGGTCATCGCACCGACCGGCACGATCGGCTTAGTTATGGATTGCGATACGACCGGGATCGAGCCGGATTTCGCCCTGGTCAAATTCAAAAAACTGGCCGGCGGTGGCTACTTTAAAATCATCAATCAAAGTCTTCCCCCCGCATTACGGCATCTTGGATACAGCTCCAGCCAGATTCAGGATATCATCACCTATGCGACGGGAACCCGAACGCTCAAACAGGCCCCCTATATCAACCATGACACCTTGCTGGCCAAGGGATTCGACCGCGAGGTGCTTGAACGCATGGAGGCCACGCTGGACGGAGCCTTTGATATTCATTTTGCGTTTAACAAATGGACCCTCACCGAGGAATTTTGTCGAGAAAAATTAAGTCTGACCGAATCGCAACTTCAGAGCCCTCAATTAAATATCCTCAAAATCCTAGGTTTTACTCAGGAAGAAATTCTTGCGGCCACGGACTTTTGCTGTGGCACCATGACCGTCGAAGGCGCACCCCACCTCAAACCCGAGCATTTGTCAGTATTTGATTGTGCCAACCGGTGCGGACGTATAGGACAACGATTTATTTCTCCTCCGGCACACATCCGGATGATGGCGGCCGCCCAGCCCTTTATCAGCGGAGCCATTAGCAAAACCATCAATATGCCGGCAGAGGCATCCGTGGACTCCGTGAAAGAGGCTTATATGCTGTCCTGGACTTCCATGGTCAAGGCCGTGGCCCTGTATCGGGATGGATCGAAACTGAGTCAACCGCTCAATACTGTGAGTGAATGGGGCGATTTATCCGCCCAAAATGAGCACATCGCCTCCGTGGCAAAACAAGCGGCTTCCCGGGTGCTGGTCCGTTACCTGGCGAAACGCCGTCCCCTACCAACCCGTCGGGGCGGGTATACCCAAAAGGCGATTGTCGGTGGTCACAAAATCTATCTCCGAACCGGCGAATATGAAGATGGCACTCTGGGCGAAATTTTCCTGGATATGCATAAAGAGGGGGCCGCATTTCGAAGTCTGATGAACTGCTTCGCCATTGCGATTTCCCTGGGATTCCAACATGGCGTACCACTTGAGGAATATGTGGACGCATTTGTGTTCACTCGATTTGAACCAAACGGACCGGTCAAGCTCAACGACCATATCAAAATGTCCACATCGATTATCGACTACATTTTCCGCGAATTGGCGATCACCTACCTGGACCGGCATGATTTGGAACAAGTCGCTCCTGAAGATCTTCGCGTAGATGCCCTCAAGAAGGAAACGGATATGCCGGATGATGGCGAAGAAGGTTTAGTGGACCCACGCTCACTCAGCTCAACTTCCATCAGTCCAGAGGTGTTTCCCTCCAGGAAGTCCGTAGGTAACGGGGTGGGAAAGAACGGAGAGCATGGGAAAGTCGCCAGAAAAGTGGAAATGAAACGCGAGACCCTCACTATCACGGAAGTACAGGAAGCCCGGCAAAAAGGCTATGAGGGCGACCCCTGTCCGGAATGCAAGCAATTTAAAATGGTAAGGAACGGAACCTGCTTGAAGTGTGATAACTGCGGATCAACCAACGGGTGCTCGTAA
- a CDS encoding formylglycine-generating enzyme family protein: protein MTHTWLVGIMAAFFMFNGLIEPTWAQESKGGNSWLDAPVQDDGPPGSMVLIPEGEFLMGDNDGPRNERPEHTVWLDAYSIDRYEVTMAEYQKLLDTDYSIEPPPLWDDGVATGELGIRPAVGISWNDAQRYCQWVEKRLPTEAEWEKAARGTDGRRYPWGHMQPFVDIANYNQGTTGWVSYKLTLSPVTSGTRGMSIRHGLKQGGKSAYGLYHMAGNAAEWVNDWYERFYYEDSPKKNPQGPAEGDYKVLRGGSWEDQPVNLRVTARSKGEVDFQDLTTGFRCAKDAK from the coding sequence ATGACGCACACATGGTTAGTGGGCATAATGGCGGCATTCTTCATGTTCAATGGTCTGATCGAGCCCACCTGGGCTCAAGAATCCAAAGGAGGAAATTCTTGGCTGGATGCTCCGGTGCAAGATGATGGACCGCCGGGTTCAATGGTACTGATTCCTGAAGGGGAATTTCTCATGGGGGATAATGACGGTCCTCGCAACGAACGACCGGAACATACCGTGTGGCTGGATGCCTATTCTATCGATCGGTACGAAGTGACCATGGCGGAATATCAGAAACTATTGGATACCGATTACAGCATTGAACCTCCGCCACTGTGGGATGATGGCGTTGCCACGGGAGAGTTAGGGATTCGACCGGCCGTGGGCATTTCCTGGAACGATGCCCAACGGTACTGTCAGTGGGTGGAAAAACGCCTGCCAACGGAGGCCGAATGGGAGAAAGCCGCTCGTGGTACAGATGGGCGAAGGTATCCATGGGGTCACATGCAGCCATTTGTGGATATTGCCAACTATAATCAGGGGACGACGGGCTGGGTAAGTTATAAATTGACACTTTCTCCGGTCACCAGTGGGACCAGGGGCATGAGTATTCGTCACGGTTTAAAACAGGGCGGAAAAAGCGCCTATGGCTTGTACCATATGGCCGGGAATGCGGCTGAATGGGTCAATGATTGGTATGAACGTTTTTATTATGAAGACAGCCCTAAAAAGAATCCTCAAGGGCCGGCGGAGGGCGATTATAAAGTATTACGCGGGGGATCGTGGGAAGATCAGCCGGTAAACCTGCGGGTGACCGCCCGCTCAAAAGGGGAAGTTGATTTTCAGGACCTGACCACAGGATTTCGTTGTGCCAAGGATGCGAAGTGA
- a CDS encoding J domain-containing protein has product MIDGLNYYQILGIPEDALLKEVQSAWRKFVKENHEDVVPQAERQAAKERMFRINEAYAVLSHEEKRADYDNGYMLNGGSKIELVRSRVRRAKDIILRDRSLITREEIKLIESIIDYLDRSTQERCFVWMADILCERPEMAKHVVTSAFDEQLLGVNTHLLDRLLEKAPYAMTWEKIYLYGEEILGIAGKENKERNYNQLARILCHRLDLAKHFVYPSFQEQASGCESCLLPTLLKLAPNEITQDHFNDYIDTVHGMRWIVYGQLRNYNEQAVSWILKARPDLVRKPEEKPAPKELPLPLRS; this is encoded by the coding sequence ATGATTGACGGATTGAACTATTACCAAATTCTGGGGATTCCTGAAGATGCACTCCTGAAAGAAGTTCAGAGTGCATGGCGGAAATTTGTCAAAGAAAATCATGAGGATGTCGTTCCACAAGCGGAACGACAGGCCGCCAAGGAAAGGATGTTCAGGATCAACGAAGCCTATGCCGTGCTCAGTCACGAAGAAAAGCGGGCTGATTACGATAACGGGTATATGCTGAACGGCGGGTCAAAAATTGAACTTGTCAGGAGTCGGGTCCGAAGAGCAAAAGACATCATTCTTCGAGATCGATCGCTCATTACCAGAGAAGAGATAAAGCTGATTGAATCCATTATCGATTATCTTGATAGAAGTACCCAGGAAAGATGTTTTGTCTGGATGGCCGATATCTTATGCGAACGTCCGGAAATGGCCAAACATGTGGTGACGTCGGCGTTTGATGAGCAACTGTTGGGGGTCAATACCCATTTACTCGACAGGCTCTTAGAAAAAGCGCCATACGCCATGACATGGGAAAAAATCTACCTCTATGGAGAAGAGATTCTCGGGATTGCCGGAAAGGAAAACAAAGAACGAAATTACAACCAACTCGCCCGTATCTTGTGTCACAGGCTTGATTTGGCGAAACACTTTGTGTACCCGTCATTTCAGGAGCAAGCCTCCGGTTGTGAAAGCTGCCTGCTGCCAACATTACTGAAATTAGCCCCAAATGAAATCACGCAGGACCATTTTAATGATTACATTGATACCGTTCACGGCATGCGGTGGATCGTTTACGGCCAGCTCAGAAACTATAACGAGCAGGCCGTTTCATGGATTCTGAAGGCCCGGCCAGATCTTGTCAGAAAGCCGGAAGAGAAACCAGCACCGAAGGAGTTGCCACTTCCCTTGCGGTCATGA
- a CDS encoding zinc ribbon domain-containing protein, whose amino-acid sequence MNLQLQYLINLQKFDLRIFQIQDQLRKAPELIKSAETPLQDILAKLQVLKNTGESLVKQRRSSERELATQEEQLQKIRNRLSELKTNKEYQAHLFEIELARKKKDSIEENVLEIMERVEQNEQALKELEEQSTEAQKVFDSEKARLETHFANLANELADLDRQQTTLSLQVDKQLLVRYNRLKTLRKGYAVAQLRDGACGGCQLQLPPQLVAEVKRGDELLDCSYCHRILYMARHLEEETTE is encoded by the coding sequence GTGAATTTGCAGTTGCAATACCTGATTAATCTTCAAAAATTTGATCTTCGAATTTTTCAGATTCAAGACCAGTTGCGGAAAGCTCCAGAGCTTATCAAATCCGCTGAAACTCCGCTCCAAGATATTCTTGCCAAGCTACAAGTCCTTAAAAATACCGGTGAATCTCTCGTCAAACAACGACGAAGCTCTGAACGTGAACTCGCTACTCAGGAAGAACAACTCCAGAAAATCAGAAATCGGCTTTCTGAATTAAAAACGAACAAAGAATATCAGGCGCATCTGTTTGAAATAGAGTTAGCTCGGAAGAAAAAAGACTCGATTGAGGAGAATGTGCTGGAAATCATGGAGCGGGTGGAACAGAACGAGCAAGCCCTTAAAGAGCTGGAGGAGCAATCCACAGAAGCCCAGAAAGTTTTTGATAGCGAAAAGGCGAGGCTGGAGACTCATTTTGCCAATTTGGCGAATGAATTAGCCGATTTGGACCGTCAGCAAACAACTCTTTCCCTACAGGTGGATAAGCAACTCCTGGTTCGATACAACCGATTAAAGACCTTAAGAAAAGGATATGCCGTCGCCCAGCTTCGTGACGGGGCCTGTGGGGGATGTCAGCTTCAGCTTCCTCCTCAACTGGTTGCGGAAGTGAAACGCGGTGACGAACTTTTGGATTGTTCCTATTGCCACCGCATTCTCTATATGGCTCGGCATCTTGAAGAGGAAACGACCGAATAG
- the dnaG gene encoding DNA primase: MTGEKRGVPPEILQQIRDRIDIIDLISTYVSLSKAGQNFKGLCPFHSEKTPSFSVNPVRQMFYCFGCSVGGDAFTFLMKQEGMDFMEALRELSQRTGVPLPERRESAGKTTSGLSRERYFHLYQLAVSWYHRNLQENPEGQVARDYLDQRGITRESWNTFQLGFVPEGWNGLSKWLEQQSVKPEELIQAGLVVRKESEDGGRISTYDRFRDRVMFPITDPRGQVVGFGGRILKDGASPKYLNSPETDLFFKGKSLYGMDKARQSATASGRFYLVEGYFDVIALHQNGIENAVAPLGTALTADHVQILRRLAPSVMLVFDGDAAGIGAALRTLDLFMNSGIEVRVLLLPAGEDPDTFIRKNGVPAFRELEGKAATLLDFAIMSVLNKAKNDSIQDRVKRADDILAILHKTKNPIEKEEYLKVVSERLGIRPELLRKRLPTISRTMSVAQPTKGKEQAATNLAIPQGKPEERDLIVLLLQGRLEPDQIRQLDEGAFTVELYRHILGRAFQHTDDEGHLNLDALHAEFSQDPAYEPVISRLSVGEYNCDEVSIHVAGCLRVLKKNQIQRLMDEVISQLKIAQREGRQDLVDALVAESNELRQKKALLTAST, from the coding sequence ATGACCGGCGAAAAACGAGGAGTTCCTCCAGAGATTCTTCAACAAATTCGAGATCGCATTGATATTATTGATCTCATTTCCACCTACGTGAGTCTCTCCAAGGCTGGGCAAAACTTTAAAGGGCTGTGCCCCTTCCATTCAGAAAAAACTCCCTCATTTTCGGTCAACCCCGTTCGACAAATGTTTTATTGTTTTGGCTGCAGTGTCGGAGGAGATGCCTTTACCTTTTTGATGAAACAGGAAGGCATGGATTTCATGGAGGCTCTGCGTGAGTTAAGCCAACGGACAGGAGTGCCTCTGCCTGAACGCCGGGAATCAGCGGGGAAGACCACATCAGGCTTATCTCGTGAACGGTATTTTCATCTGTATCAATTGGCCGTATCCTGGTATCACCGTAATCTTCAGGAAAATCCTGAAGGTCAAGTCGCCCGGGATTATTTGGATCAGCGGGGGATTACCAGGGAATCCTGGAACACATTCCAGTTGGGATTCGTTCCGGAAGGATGGAATGGCCTTTCCAAATGGTTGGAACAGCAGTCTGTCAAGCCGGAAGAACTCATACAGGCCGGATTGGTCGTGCGGAAAGAGTCTGAGGATGGCGGCAGAATATCAACATATGATCGCTTTCGTGATCGGGTGATGTTTCCCATAACTGATCCACGTGGGCAAGTGGTGGGATTTGGGGGTCGGATTCTAAAAGATGGAGCCTCTCCCAAATATCTCAATTCACCCGAAACCGACTTATTCTTTAAGGGGAAATCCCTCTATGGAATGGACAAGGCCAGGCAGTCAGCCACTGCGTCCGGGAGGTTTTATTTGGTAGAAGGGTATTTTGATGTCATTGCTCTCCACCAAAACGGGATTGAAAATGCCGTGGCACCATTGGGAACGGCGTTAACCGCTGATCATGTCCAGATTTTACGCCGATTAGCCCCTTCGGTGATGCTCGTCTTTGATGGAGATGCCGCAGGGATCGGCGCGGCCTTACGGACGCTTGATTTGTTTATGAATTCTGGCATTGAAGTCCGAGTGCTCCTGCTCCCGGCCGGTGAAGATCCTGACACATTTATTCGGAAAAACGGGGTGCCGGCGTTTCGTGAGTTGGAGGGGAAAGCCGCCACGTTACTGGATTTTGCCATCATGTCTGTGTTGAATAAAGCCAAAAATGATTCTATTCAAGATCGAGTCAAGCGGGCGGATGACATTCTTGCGATTCTTCATAAGACTAAAAATCCCATAGAAAAAGAAGAATATCTGAAAGTGGTCTCAGAACGGTTGGGTATTCGACCGGAATTACTCCGTAAACGTCTCCCGACCATCTCCCGGACGATGAGTGTCGCCCAGCCGACTAAGGGGAAGGAGCAAGCTGCTACGAATCTGGCAATTCCTCAAGGCAAGCCGGAGGAACGGGATCTTATTGTATTATTACTCCAAGGCCGTCTGGAGCCGGATCAGATTCGTCAACTCGATGAAGGTGCATTTACTGTCGAACTGTATCGCCATATTCTTGGCAGGGCCTTTCAGCATACGGATGACGAAGGGCATTTGAACCTCGATGCACTGCATGCGGAATTCAGTCAGGATCCGGCTTATGAACCGGTCATTTCCCGGTTGAGTGTTGGGGAATACAATTGTGACGAAGTGTCTATTCATGTCGCCGGATGTCTCCGTGTTTTAAAGAAAAACCAGATCCAACGCCTCATGGACGAGGTGATTAGTCAACTCAAGATTGCACAACGGGAGGGACGCCAGGACTTGGTCGATGCTTTGGTCGCGGAGTCCAATGAGCTTCGTCAGAAAAAGGCCTTATTAACGGCTTCCACCTAA